The DNA segment ATGGCAGGCATTTCGTTATAGATGGCCATGCTGCACTGCATATGGGAGAGCGGGTCGAGCGCATGCGCATCACAGCCATGCTGACTGAGGATGAGATCAGGTTTGAAGTAATCTGTTAGGCGTCTAATCGATTGCTCGAAGCATTCCAACCATGATTCGTCCTCGGTGTAGGGCTGCATAGGAATGTTGACGCATGCGCCATAGCCCTGATGCTCGCCCCTTTCCTGAACAAAACCCGTTCCCGGGAATAAATACTTTCCGGTCTCGTGAATGGAATAGGTGCATACCTCCGGATCCGAATAGAAGCTCCATTGTACGCCATCTCCGTGATGCACATCTGTATCGATATAGAGCACTCGTGCTTTATAATGCTGCCGAAGATAGGCGATGGCCACAGAGGCGTCATTATAAACGCAGAAGCCTGCTGCTTTGGCCGAGAGAGCGTGATGCAGGCCACCGGCTAAATGCAAGGCGTGCTGGCAGTGGCCGGACATAACTGCTTCTACAGCTGTAATTGAGCCCCCAACTACATAGGACGCAGCCTCATGCATGCCAGGGAAGAAGGGGGTATCCCCGTCCTCCAGTCCATACTGGGTGGCACGCTTCAGCCAATCGATTTCGGGGGAACCTGAGCTTAACGCTTTAACTGCCTCGATATAGGCCTTTTGATGAATTTGCAGCAGCTCCGACTCCGTAGCCTGGCGGGAACGCAGCATCGATGAGGGCTCCAGAGCACCCATTTCGCTGAGGAGATCAAGCGTTAATTTAAGCCGAATGGGGTGAAAAGGATGGCTGTCGTGAAAATGATAATATATAGCTTTATCGTGGTAAATGAAAAAAGCGCTTCCAGTCATCAGCGCCACTCTCCTTGCTCTCGTGTCATCATCTGTCTGAGCTCTCTCAATACATGAACCGCTGCTGAAAACGAATGCGGTCGAATTGCTCTTCAGATGCCAACGGAACATCACTGCCGATACGAACCATCAGGCAATTTGCCGGGTGGGAGCAAATTTCTGGATCATCGGTTGCATACCAGACCATATCGACGGTTTTCATCAGCCGCTCCATCATTTTACGATAGTCCCACACGCTGAGTCCGCTGCTTTTTAAATCCCAGTGCCAATAATACTCTGTCGTAAACACGATGTACGGCTCCATCTGACCCTGCTCGAAGGCCGTTTGGATCATTTTGGAACCGAGCCCCAAAGAGCGATAGTCATTGGCTACTTCGATCGCTCCAAGCTCAATGAGATCGGGCATGCTTCCTTGGGACCAGCGTTCCATTTCGTCCGGATAATGAAACGTGACATAACCGACGATGATGTCCTGCTCCCTAGCGATGATGATTCGGCCTTCCGGGAGAGCTGCAATTTCTATTAATGCCTCATGCTGGTCCTGGGGTCTGCGGAAAGCGTCCAGATCTGCATGCATCTGAAAGCGTTGCACTAGCTCTGGAGCGACAGGGCCTTCAACAATGATCTCGCGCTCCCCTTTAGATAGGCTATGGCGGATATGCGTTTTATGATGTTCCATTATCGCCGCCTCCTTTGCTCGTTCCCCTCACTTATAACAGAAAAATGAAAATTTGAAAAGTATAGCTCCCTTCAAAAGCGTGTGATATAATGTAATCCGACATAAAACTTTCACAAATAACTCTTGACATTATATTTACAATGGCTTGAAAAATGACACACCGACCTCATAGACGAGTGGATACCGCTTCAGATTTTGAAAATAAGTTGACAGCAATGATCCCTACTCTGAAATCCGCTAATGTGTAGCCGTTTTCATGATGAATTTGCTTTTATGACGAGTTCTAGACAGATTCAAGGGAGGATGAAACAATGAGTCAGCTGCAAGGTGAGTTTATTTCTGAGGTAGCTTCCTCGTCCAACTTAGGGAATTACGAGAAAGCTTGCGCGGAGTTCGATTGGGGCGATGTGGAGAAGCAGTTCTCCTGGTATGATACGGGGCGTGTCAATATGGCTTATGAAGCAATCGATCGTCATGTGGATGCCGGAAAAGGTGACCGCGCGGCTCTGTTATTCAGCGATCCGACGAGGAATGAATCCTACACTTATCAAGAGCTGAGCAAGTTGTCGAACCAATTTGCAAATGTGCTTCGCAGCTTCGGGGTGGGCAAGGGCGACCGTGTTTTTGTGTTTATGCCGAGAAGTCCAGAACTGTATATCAGCGTGCTAGGTGCGCTAAAGGTAGGTGCCGTAGTCGGGCCGCTTTTTGAAGCGTTTATGGAGACGGCTGTAAAGGATCGGCTGGAGGACAGCGGTGCGGTGGCTATTGTGACAACGCCTGCCTTGCTGCCCCGAGTCAAACGGGATGAGCTGCCTATCCTGAAGCATGTATTTCTCGTGGGTGAGAATCTCCCACAGGAGGCAGGGCTGATTGATTTTATGGCTGAGCTGAAGCAAGCTTCTCCGGAGACCGAGATCCAATGGGTTGATCGGGAGGATGGAATGATCCTTCACTACACTTCCGGTTCCACGGGTAAGCCTAAGGGGGTTTATCATGTTCATAACGCGATGATTCAGCACTATCATACCGGAAGGGTCGTTCTAGATTTGAAGGAAGGCGATATTTACTGGTGCACGGCAGATCCGGGCTGGGTGACGGGTACCTCATACGGTATTTTTGCACCTTGGCTTCTTGGTGTGACGAACGTCGTTCGCGGGGGGCGCTTCAGCCCGGGGGACTGGTATCATACGATACAGCAAAATAAAGTGACGGTCTGGTACAGTGCTCCAACCGCGTTCCGGATGCTAATGGGAGCAGGAGAGGACATTATCGGGCAGCATGATCTGTCGTCCTTACGACATGTTCTTTCCGTTGGGGAGCCGCTCAATCCTGAGGTTGTACGCTGGGGCAGCAAAGTATATGGGCTGCGTATTCATGATACATGGTGGATGACCGAGACGGGCGGACAACTAATTTGCAACTATCCCTCGATGCCGATAAAGCCAGGCTCGATGGGCAAGCCGGTGCCCGGCATCGAAGCGGCAATTATTGATGACAATGGTAAGATTTTACCGCCAAACCGGATGGGGAATCTGGCGATTCGAACGCCTTGGCCCGCCATGATGCGGCTCATTTGGAATAACGCTCCGAAATACGAAGAGTATTTTCGTATCCCGGGATGGTATATTTCTGGGGACACGGCATATATGGACGAGGATGGGTACTTCTGGTTCCAAGGCCGGATCGATGACGTCATTAACTCCTCAGGAGAACGGGTCGGTCCTTTCGAAGTAGAGAGTAAGCTGTTAGAACACCCGGCTGTTGCGGAGGCAGGCGTAATCGGCAAACCTGACCCAACGAGGGGCGAAATCATTAAGGCCTTTATCTCCCTGCTGGATGGATATGAGCCTTCCGACGAATTGAAGGCGGACATCGCGCGATTCGTGAAGGAAGGGCTGTCTGCCCATGCGGCACCGCGGGAAATCGAATTTAAGGATAAATTGCCGAAGACACGCTCTGGCAAAATCATGCGCCGTGTTCTCAAGGCATGGGAGTTGAATTTGCCGACTGGAGATCTGTCGACGATAGAGGATTAGCTCATTCTTCTAGGCCCATGGGGGCAAGGTTGAGGTGCGGAGCATGATTGGCCAGGGGACATTAATCGCGGGAAGATTCGCGAAATAGGGAGGGGACGTTCGGCAGACCCTACCTGGATCTAGCTGAACGTCCCGAATGAGGAGGATATTAAATAGATCTGAAACCGCTTGGCAAAGTGCCCGTTCTGCGAATCGTCCGGATTTCTGTCAGGCTTAGACGAGTATTAGAGATGATAATTGAATCAGGATCATTACCTGCAATGATGTCATCCAGATCAGCAATATTGGTTGTACCTCGGAAAACTCGGAAGTTTCCTCTGAAATTCGTCCGGGAGAACAGAACTAAGGTAGCGCCCGAGTTAGGAGAGAAGAAACGCAGGCTTTCAATGTCGCCGAAAGAGCGCTCTAGATTCCGTATACCGACATTGCCGCGAATTACGAATCTGCGCCCTGTGTAGTTCTCGTCTCTAAACAAACGAAGTCTTGGGAAAGTAGCTTGAGAGATATAAGCTTTTTTCATGTCTGTCACCTCCTTCTCGAACAGTATATGAATCCTTCATATGGCTGCTTGGACAGAGTGACCAGTGAAAAAAATAAATTGAGTTTCATAGAAAAAGCTTCCACAGGAACATTACGTTCCATGGAAGCTTTTTTGCTTTAACTTAGCTATTTATTAAATTGTACTGATGCAGAAGGGGTGGATTCACCCAGTGCGTTTATAGCCGTTATTCTAATCCATCCGCTTGCCGCATCGGTTTTAAAAGAGAATTGTGTAGATGGGGTGGAGCCCAATCTGGAATACGTACCGTCTACAGTATCCGAGAAATAGACCTGATAATTCGCAATATATTCTTCGGAAGCATTTGCCCCCCAAGTTACTGTAATTTCCTGATCATTACTTAGCACGCCTACTTGAGCCGGTGCACTAGGCGACACTAAATTATCTAAATCGGGTTCTGGTAACTCATCCTGGCCTGAATCATCCGAATTATGAATCCCTTCCCAACTATCGAAGCTTATAACCGCGCTAGGGGCAGATTCACGTCCTGCAACGTCTACAGCCGTAATGTGATAGGCATAATTTCCACTGGTGCCGGAGTCTGTGAACGTGGTGTCCTGACCAGTCAGCACCACCTTCCCGGTAGACTGGAAGGGCCCTCCGCCTATGGAACGATAGAGTCGATAACCGACAACATCTTTCTCGGTATTTTTGGCAAAGGTAATTTTTGCTGAGCCACCCACCGAAGTCATTTGGACATCGCTAGGTGCCGCCGGATCTTTGCCATCGTCCACCCGGGGATCTAGCTTAGTCGGCGCATCCTCGCCTGCATCCTTCGGCATATAGAAGCTGATCGATTTATGGCCTCCTCTCATACTGGAGAAGGCTTTCTGAAGATCGTCGACTAGCTCTTTAATCGGTTTCTCGCGCTTCATAACCACTTTCTCCA comes from the Paenibacillus lentus genome and includes:
- a CDS encoding GNAT family N-acetyltransferase, coding for MEHHKTHIRHSLSKGEREIIVEGPVAPELVQRFQMHADLDAFRRPQDQHEALIEIAALPEGRIIIAREQDIIVGYVTFHYPDEMERWSQGSMPDLIELGAIEVANDYRSLGLGSKMIQTAFEQGQMEPYIVFTTEYYWHWDLKSSGLSVWDYRKMMERLMKTVDMVWYATDDPEICSHPANCLMVRIGSDVPLASEEQFDRIRFQQRFMY
- the acsA gene encoding acetate--CoA ligase; protein product: MSQLQGEFISEVASSSNLGNYEKACAEFDWGDVEKQFSWYDTGRVNMAYEAIDRHVDAGKGDRAALLFSDPTRNESYTYQELSKLSNQFANVLRSFGVGKGDRVFVFMPRSPELYISVLGALKVGAVVGPLFEAFMETAVKDRLEDSGAVAIVTTPALLPRVKRDELPILKHVFLVGENLPQEAGLIDFMAELKQASPETEIQWVDREDGMILHYTSGSTGKPKGVYHVHNAMIQHYHTGRVVLDLKEGDIYWCTADPGWVTGTSYGIFAPWLLGVTNVVRGGRFSPGDWYHTIQQNKVTVWYSAPTAFRMLMGAGEDIIGQHDLSSLRHVLSVGEPLNPEVVRWGSKVYGLRIHDTWWMTETGGQLICNYPSMPIKPGSMGKPVPGIEAAIIDDNGKILPPNRMGNLAIRTPWPAMMRLIWNNAPKYEEYFRIPGWYISGDTAYMDEDGYFWFQGRIDDVINSSGERVGPFEVESKLLEHPAVAEAGVIGKPDPTRGEIIKAFISLLDGYEPSDELKADIARFVKEGLSAHAAPREIEFKDKLPKTRSGKIMRRVLKAWELNLPTGDLSTIED
- a CDS encoding acetoin utilization protein AcuC, which gives rise to MTGSAFFIYHDKAIYYHFHDSHPFHPIRLKLTLDLLSEMGALEPSSMLRSRQATESELLQIHQKAYIEAVKALSSGSPEIDWLKRATQYGLEDGDTPFFPGMHEAASYVVGGSITAVEAVMSGHCQHALHLAGGLHHALSAKAAGFCVYNDASVAIAYLRQHYKARVLYIDTDVHHGDGVQWSFYSDPEVCTYSIHETGKYLFPGTGFVQERGEHQGYGACVNIPMQPYTEDESWLECFEQSIRRLTDYFKPDLILSQHGCDAHALDPLSHMQCSMAIYNEMPAIIHSLAHKYCSGRWVALGGGGYDIWRVVPRAWSLLWLEMTDHPLKRSLKQHPRTQLPQAWRERWQDQSSVSLPTEWLDDLTHWEGIPRRAEITAKNRESLAVALQDFPEPD